In Leuconostoc kimchii IMSNU 11154, the DNA window TGTTATATTTGATTGACTTACAATAAATAAGGAGAAGAGATATGACTTTAAAGTCTCCTCAAAACAAATTCTGGGACAGAGTAGTCCAAAACGCCCAGATTGGGCATGCTGTGACTGATAAGCAGCCTTTTTTTAGCTTGGCACCGATGGAAGCCGTTACAGACACGATATTCCGACGAGTTGTGGCACAAGCTGGTGCACCAGATGTTTATTATACTGAATTTACTAATGCGAGTTCAATGGTACATCCACAGGCAAAATTTTCTGTACAAGGTAGGCTAGCTGTCGCCGAGCATGAACAACAGCCGGTTGCTCAAATTTGGGGTTCACATCCAGAAGAAATTGCTGGCGCTGCAAAGAAACTACCAAGCATGGGTTATCAAGCAGTTGATATTAATATGGGATGCCCTGACAGCTCAGTGATTAAAAACAATGCAGGATCAGCTTTGATTCGAACGCCAGATTTAGCCTCAGAGATTGTGGCTGCAGCTAAATTATCTGGATTACCAGTTTCTGTAAAAACACGTTTAGGCTTTTATAAACCTGAAGAATTTCGCGAGTGGCTACCCATTATTTTGAAGCAAAATGTGGCTGTTTTAACTGTTCACTTGCGTTCGCGTAAAGAAATGTCAAAAGCACCCGCACATGAAGAATATATTGACGAAATCTTGGCAATGCGTGACGCAATTGCGCCTCAAACATTAATTCAAATTAATGGTGACATTAAAACACGATCAGCGGGACTTCAACTTGTCAAAAGACATTCAGGAATTGATGGCATTATGATTGGCCGCGGAATATTTGAAAATCCTTACGCATTTGAAAAACAGGAACGTCAACATACTTTATCGGAATCAATTGCATTACTTAACTTACAGTTAGATTTGTTTGACGAAGTCAATGAGACAATCACACCAAAACATTTTGAGGCGTTAAAGCGTTATTTTAAAATTTATTTGCGTGGCTTTGCGCATGCTTCAGCTTTGCGCCAAATGTTAATGGAAACTCATACAACGCAGGAAGTAAGAGCAATTTTGAGTCAGGAATTGCCAAAAGTATATGCTGCTGTTGCTCACGATAAACATGTTTATCGTGATAATCAAGCGGCAAGTGACGACATGGCTGCAGCAAATGCTGCTAAGCTCGAGTCATCGTTAGCACAATAGTCTATAAAATAAATCAATGATTGACAGTAATGCTTATTCTTGCTAAAATTAGTAAGTATTTATAGCATGTCGTTTAAACGAAATAAAATGCGAGAAAGGAGGGTTATCACATGGCAAAGGTCATCGTACGTAAGAACGAATCTTTGGATGATGCATTGCGTCGCTTTAAGCGCGGTGTTTCAAAGGACGGTACTCTCCAAGAATACCGTAAGCGCGAATTCTATGTTAAGCCTTCAGTTGCTCGTAAATTGAAGTCTGAAGCAGCACAAAAGCGTAACAAAAAGAAGGGCCGTTAATTGGTTCTAAAACGTCACTTTGGTGGCGTTTTTCTTTTGTGGTAAAATTAAGGTAACAATCTAATTAAGAAAGAAGAAAAAAATGTCATTACTCGAAACATTGAACACTGATATGAAACAAGCTATGAAGGATAAGAATAAGGATGCCTTATCAGTTATCCGTATGGTAAAATCTACAGTCATGAACGAACAAATTAGTTTGGGACATGACTTAACGCCGGAAGAAGAACTCACGGTTCTCTCACGTGAAGTTAAGCAACGTCATGAATCACTGTCAGAATTTGAAAAAGGTGACAGGCCAGACCTAGCCCAAGGTATCCGTTCTGAATTGGACACGCTTGCAAAATATTTGCCAAAACAATTGTCTGAAATAGAAGTTGAAGCAATTGTTAATGAAGCAGTCACTACAACAGGCGCAACAACACCAAAGGATATGGGAAAAGTTATGGGCATTGTAACACCTCAGGTGAAAGGTAAGGCGGACGGCAAGCTAGTAGCTAACCTTGTCAAGGCAGCGTTAAATAAATGATGGTACTCTGTTCTTCTATAACAAATTAGTTAATTCATGGTAGAATAGGATATTAAAGAAAACACGTGAAGTTGCGTGTCAGAGGAAAATTGATGACGAATCCAACAGTTGGAACAATTATTAAAGCAAATGTAACAGATGAAAATGATAAATATTTTTTCGCACAAGTCGATGGTCATACCTATGAAATCGATAAATCCGAACTTGAGAAGCCTCTAAAAGTTGGTGGCTTTGTCACGGGGTTTGCCTATGAAAATGAAAATCATAAATTTCAAATAACAAAGCAAGTACCAACCTCACAAAAAGATGTTTATGGTTGGGGAAGTGTTGTGGCTAACCGTCATGATTTAGGTGTTTTTGTGTCGATTGGGTTACCCAACAAAGATCTTGTTGTATCTTTGGACGATTTACCAACAATTACAACTTTGTGGCCGCAAAAAGGTGACAAGTTAATGTTGGCTATGAAAGAAGATAATAAAGGACGACTTTGGGGTGCTATTGCGCAACAAAATATTATTGATGCCGTATCTCGACGTGCACCACAAGAAATGAAATCCAAAACAGTTAAAGCAACGGTTTATCGCAATAAAATTGCTGGGACACTTGTTGTGACTGATGAATATTATCTTGGCTTCATTCATCCTTCGCAACGCGATGATGAGCCGCGTTTAGGGCAAGTAGTTGATGCTCGCGTTATTGGTGTGCGTGAGGATGGCTCGCTGAATCTATCTTTGAAGCCTTTAGCATATAAAACAATGGATGAAGATGCGCAGTTCTTGCTTTTACAGCTACAACGGCATGATGATCATTTCCTACCTTTTAATGACAAAAGTGCGCCAGAAGCCATTAAACGTCAGTTTGGTTTTAGTAAGAGTCAATTTAAACGAGCACTAGGCCATTTGTATAAAGACCGCGTCATTGAACAAATTGATGACGGGATTAAACTCATTGAAAAATAATGACACAAGAAATAGATAACGCCATTGCAGATTATTTACATTATATTCGCATTGAGCGTGGCTTATCGGACAACACAATTAAGAGTTATCAGCAAGATTTAAAGCAATTTAGCGTCTATATGACGGCTGAAAACCTAAATTTGAATGCGGTTGATCATGTTGTTATATTAACATGGTTAAATCAGTTACGTGAGTTAAATAAATCAAATAATTCAGTGATTCGCATGGTAACATCATTGCGTAAATTTTTTGGTTACTTGTTACAAGAAAACGTTATACGGCATAACCCAATGAGTGATGTAAAACCACCTAAAAAGGCAGAACATTTACCAGCAGTATTGAGCGTTGCAGAAATTGATGCATTGTTGCAAGTGCCGACTGAAAAAACTGCGTTAGGGTTACGGAATAGAGCACTTATCGAAGTGATGTACGCTACTGGACTACGTGTAAGCGAGCTGGTCAATTTAAAAATGAGCGACTTGCACTTGCAACTCGGCTTAATTCAAACGATTGGGAAAGGTGATAAGGAGCGAATTATCCCAATTGGTGAGATTGCTACTGAGTGGTTAGAACGCTATTTTTCTCACAGCCGGTTAACGCTATTAAAAGACAAGGTGTCACCGTTTGTTTTTTTAAATGATCGTGGAACACAATTGAGTCGTCAAGGTGTTTGGAAAATCATTAAAAATTTAGTATCAGCTGCTGGTATCGATAAAGACGTGTCGCCACATACATTGAGGCATTCTTTTGCGACGCATATTTTAGAAAATGGTGCAGATTTGCGAATCGTGCAAGAACTATTGGGTCATGCTGATATTTCAACAACACAGATTTACACACACATCTCAAAGAAAAGATTAAGCGAAGTATATGATGCTTTTCATCCGCGAGCGTAAACTGATTTTAGCCTAAATAATTCCAATTCAGGAGAAAAAATGTTAGCACAAGCTAGAAATGATAATCAGAAGACGGTTATGGGGATTCTATCGTTGTTACCAGGACTGCGTGAACTATCCCATTTGAATGCAGAAATTGCTTGGTATAATGGGAATGACGCACGTTGTTTATATGTGTGGCAGGATGGTGCGCAACTACAGGGTGTTCTAGGCGTTGAGTTCTTGTCTGAAGACATTGTGCTGATTCGTCATGTGGCGTTGACGCCAGAATCGCGTACGGCTACCAATTATTTTGCTATGTTGTCAGAATTCCAGAATCAAAACCAAACAGCATTCATCATGGGGACATTAGACAATCAAAAATTGATTAATAAATGGAGAAAGTCGACATCGCAACCAATAGTTTAACAATTAAATTAAGCGAATTTGAAGGACCACTAGATTTATTATTGCATTTGATTAAAAAATCAGAAATGGATATTTTTGATCTACCTATTGCAACGATCACAGAACAATATTTACTATTTATTCGTGAACAACAGAATATGCAGTTAGATGTTGCAAGTGAATACTTGGTTATGGCAGCTACTTTGGTTCAAATCAAATCAGCTGACTTATTGCCCCAAGAGACATTTGATGACGATTTTATTGATGATGATTTTTTTGACCCACGTGAAGAATTAATGTTGCAATTATTGACATATAAGCAATTTCAAGTCGCGAGTAGCGAACTACGTGAACGTGAAATGCAACATCAGCAATCATTTTCTAGATTGCCAATGCTGGCGCCAACAGATATGGTCTCTGAAACAAAATTATCACCAGGTTTAGGATTAATTGATTTACAGACAGCGTTTGCACATTTATTAAGTAAAAAAAAGCAACAACGCCCAATAAGTCGACGGGTCGTTCGTGAGAAATATACGTTGACGCAGGCCATTAATAACATTAAGCGACATTTTGCGTGCCATCAAGTGGGTGATGAAATTCGTTTTGAGTCATTGTTTGATGAAGTTTACGAACGTGAGCCGCTGGTGATGACTTTTTTAGCAATACTTGAGATGGCTAAGGAAGATAAAGTGTTACTGTATCAGACAGATAAACGCGCAGAAATATTTTTAAAAATTGAAAAGTTGGACGAAAATGAATAATCTTGCTCAAATAGAAGCCGTATTATTTGTGGCTGGTGATGAAGGCATCACAATTAAAGACATTTGTAGCATTACAAAGTTTGATAAGCCTGCTGTAATCACGCTGATTGATGATTTAGCTGCACATTATGATAGTGATGTGACCAGTGCTTTAGAAATTAGGGAAAGCGATGGGGCTTATCGTTTGGTCACAAAGTCAGGGCTTGGTGCTGTAGTAAAAGGTTATTTTGATGCACCTATTAACACAACTTTGTCACAAGCACAATTAGAGACGTTGGTTATTGTTGCTTACAAACAACCTATTACACGTGTTGAAATTGATCAAATTCGTGGTGTACAGTCATCAGGGACTTTGCAAAAATTAGCGTTGCGACAATTAATTATCGATACGGGCCGCAAGGATGACCCCGGTAGGCCTATTATGTATGGTACAACAGCAGAATTTTTAGATTATTTTGGTTTGAAACAATTATCAGATTTACCACCACTACCGGATTTTGATACATTAGAAATTGACGATGAGGGTGGTGAGTTATTCACTAGTGCGTTTGAAACGCGTCTAGCAGAAACGGAAGAAGAGAGCAAACATGTCTGAAGAAGCACAACGTGTACAAAAAGTGATTGCCCAAGCCGGGTTAGCTTCCCGGCGTGGCGCAGAAGAGCTGATTATTAAAGGTCGAGTTCAAGTGAACGGTCAAACAATTACGGCGCTTGGTGTGAAAGTCGAACCAACTGATACCGTGACGGTGGATAGTATACCTCTCGAGGGACGTGAAAAATTGGTTTACTATTTATTAAATAAACCACGTGGTGTGGTAACAACTAACAATGATGAAAAAGGCAGGAGAACTGTTTTAGATATTTTATCAGACGTTAATGAGCGTGTTTATCCGATTGGACGTTTAGATTACGATACAACTGGCGTTTTGTTATTAACAAATGACGGGGTAATAGCTAATCAATTGATGCATCCGAAGTCACGAGTAGATAAAGTGTACATTGCTAAGGTGGCTGGTATTGCAACAGATGATAAGTTGGCGCCGTTGAAGCATGGAGTTGTCATTAAGGGGCGTAAAACAGCACCGGCACGAGTGACAATAGAACGTATCGATAAAGATAAAAAAACTAGTATGGTCCGTGTTATTCTTCATGAAGGTCGAAATCATCAGGTTAAAAATATGTTACAAAAGGTTGGATTACCTGTTGAAAAATTGACACGAGAGCAATATGCTTTTTTTGATTTAACTGGTCTGCAGTCTGGTGAATATCGTAAATTAACAAGCCCTGAAATTAAGCGTTTAAAGGCGGAAGATTACAAAAATTACCGTAGGAAATAAAACGTTGCTCGTAGGCTGTTTATTTGTTAAAATAGCGTTAAGTGAATAAAAACTTCAGGGTAAGGTGTAATTCCTAACCGGCGGTGAGACATGTACGACATGATAAGCCCGCGACCTGTGCAAGCAGCTGATCTGGTCAAAATCCAGAGCCGACCGTAAAGTCGGGTATAAAGAAGTTAAAAAAGAAAGTTAAAGCTGCCTTTTTGTGATACCCTGACAAATTGTGCAGTTTTTTTGAGGCGAAAATTATGTCTATTTCATCAACAACACGAACACAACGGTTAACCTTAATTGCGATTCTTAGTGCAATTTCATTTGGCTTAATGTTATTTCCACAGATACCATTAATTCCAGGCGCCGATTTTTTGAAACTTGATTTTTCAATTGTGCCAATTCTTATTGCTGGTTATTGGCTTAATACATCCGCGGCAATGTGGACAATTGTTCTGCGAACGATACTAAAGCTGATTTTGGCAAACGAGGGTGTTAATACATATCTCGGGTTACCAGTTAATATTGTAGCGGTTGTTGTTTTTGCGGTCATTATGTTTTGGATTATGCCACAATTTAAAACTAAAAATATCATTAAAAGTGTGTTAGCAGTCATGTTAGCAACTCTGGGATTGACTGCTGCTGCGGTGATTATGAATTGGTTTGTGGCGGTGCCACTATATGCAAACTTTGCCCATTTTGACATTGGGAAAGTAATTGGTTTAAAGCAATATTTTATTGCTATGGTCCTACCTTTTAACTTAATACAAGGTGTGACCTGGGGCGTTGTTAGTTTGAGTATCTTATCTATTTTGAAACCGTTACAAAATAATTTAAATTCTTAATCAAACATTATACACAATGGCGAGTTCTATGTGGTAAAATTTTAAGTGAATATACTACAATGGAGGTCGTTTTATAATGAACGATTATGACCCAAATAACATGAGCCGATCTTCTCGGCAAAAAAAACAAAAACTAGAACCAAAATTTGCTCGAAAATCCGATAATAACACAACTGGACATAGAGGGTTACGCATATTTTTGAGCATCTTAGCGCTAGTTATTCTATCAAGTGTGCCGATTTATGGCTTTTGGGCGAATCAAAAGGAACCTGAACAGCAAGCTGCTAAGCCAGTTAGTTCTAAAAAAGCATCAACTTCGGATGAAAAGTCAGTTTCTTCAGAAACGTCAAACACCTCATCTGATGATGTGTCAACAAGTTCGGAAACTGAACCTGAAAGTCAATCAAGTGAGACGCCTAGTTCTGAAATCAGTTCAAGCGTTTCTTCAAGTGAAACAACAAGTAGCCAAAGTTCATCAAGTGCAACACAAACGGCTGTCCTTGGTGCTAGTCAGACGCTGTATAATTTTGCTGTAACCCATGGTATGACGACAGAACAAGTTGTTGCTTTGAACCCTGGATTGACAGTTGATAACTATACACAATATGCCGGTAGAGATTTGAATACGCAATAAGTAGAGGATAATTATGTTAAAGAATTTCCAAGTGGCAATTGATGGTCCGGCATCAGCAGGCAAATCAACAATTGCTAAAATATTAGCATCTCATCTAAAATATGTTTATGTTGATACGGGCGCCATGTATCGTACAGTGACGTTAGCGGCTAAAAAATCTGGTGTCGCTTATTCTGATGAATCTGGCATTGTTAACTTATTATCACAAATAGACATTAGATTTGAACCTGGTATACCAACCCAACGTGTTTACCTTAATAACCAAGAAGTCACTGAAGACATTCGTTCAACAGAAGTAACAAATAATGTTTCCCAAGTTGCTTCGTATGCAGCAGTACGCCAAAATTTGGTCGAAAGACAACGGCAGATTGCTAATAGCAGTGAT includes these proteins:
- a CDS encoding tRNA dihydrouridine synthase translates to MTLKSPQNKFWDRVVQNAQIGHAVTDKQPFFSLAPMEAVTDTIFRRVVAQAGAPDVYYTEFTNASSMVHPQAKFSVQGRLAVAEHEQQPVAQIWGSHPEEIAGAAKKLPSMGYQAVDINMGCPDSSVIKNNAGSALIRTPDLASEIVAAAKLSGLPVSVKTRLGFYKPEEFREWLPIILKQNVAVLTVHLRSRKEMSKAPAHEEYIDEILAMRDAIAPQTLIQINGDIKTRSAGLQLVKRHSGIDGIMIGRGIFENPYAFEKQERQHTLSESIALLNLQLDLFDEVNETITPKHFEALKRYFKIYLRGFAHASALRQMLMETHTTQEVRAILSQELPKVYAAVAHDKHVYRDNQAASDDMAAANAAKLESSLAQ
- the rpsU gene encoding 30S ribosomal protein S21, yielding MAKVIVRKNESLDDALRRFKRGVSKDGTLQEYRKREFYVKPSVARKLKSEAAQKRNKKKGR
- a CDS encoding GatB/YqeY domain-containing protein, encoding MSLLETLNTDMKQAMKDKNKDALSVIRMVKSTVMNEQISLGHDLTPEEELTVLSREVKQRHESLSEFEKGDRPDLAQGIRSELDTLAKYLPKQLSEIEVEAIVNEAVTTTGATTPKDMGKVMGIVTPQVKGKADGKLVANLVKAALNK
- a CDS encoding CvfB family protein, yielding MTNPTVGTIIKANVTDENDKYFFAQVDGHTYEIDKSELEKPLKVGGFVTGFAYENENHKFQITKQVPTSQKDVYGWGSVVANRHDLGVFVSIGLPNKDLVVSLDDLPTITTLWPQKGDKLMLAMKEDNKGRLWGAIAQQNIIDAVSRRAPQEMKSKTVKATVYRNKIAGTLVVTDEYYLGFIHPSQRDDEPRLGQVVDARVIGVREDGSLNLSLKPLAYKTMDEDAQFLLLQLQRHDDHFLPFNDKSAPEAIKRQFGFSKSQFKRALGHLYKDRVIEQIDDGIKLIEK
- the xerD gene encoding site-specific tyrosine recombinase XerD; this encodes MTQEIDNAIADYLHYIRIERGLSDNTIKSYQQDLKQFSVYMTAENLNLNAVDHVVILTWLNQLRELNKSNNSVIRMVTSLRKFFGYLLQENVIRHNPMSDVKPPKKAEHLPAVLSVAEIDALLQVPTEKTALGLRNRALIEVMYATGLRVSELVNLKMSDLHLQLGLIQTIGKGDKERIIPIGEIATEWLERYFSHSRLTLLKDKVSPFVFLNDRGTQLSRQGVWKIIKNLVSAAGIDKDVSPHTLRHSFATHILENGADLRIVQELLGHADISTTQIYTHISKKRLSEVYDAFHPRA
- a CDS encoding segregation and condensation protein A, translated to MEKVDIATNSLTIKLSEFEGPLDLLLHLIKKSEMDIFDLPIATITEQYLLFIREQQNMQLDVASEYLVMAATLVQIKSADLLPQETFDDDFIDDDFFDPREELMLQLLTYKQFQVASSELREREMQHQQSFSRLPMLAPTDMVSETKLSPGLGLIDLQTAFAHLLSKKKQQRPISRRVVREKYTLTQAINNIKRHFACHQVGDEIRFESLFDEVYEREPLVMTFLAILEMAKEDKVLLYQTDKRAEIFLKIEKLDENE
- the scpB gene encoding SMC-Scp complex subunit ScpB → MNNLAQIEAVLFVAGDEGITIKDICSITKFDKPAVITLIDDLAAHYDSDVTSALEIRESDGAYRLVTKSGLGAVVKGYFDAPINTTLSQAQLETLVIVAYKQPITRVEIDQIRGVQSSGTLQKLALRQLIIDTGRKDDPGRPIMYGTTAEFLDYFGLKQLSDLPPLPDFDTLEIDDEGGELFTSAFETRLAETEEESKHV
- a CDS encoding pseudouridine synthase; the protein is MSEEAQRVQKVIAQAGLASRRGAEELIIKGRVQVNGQTITALGVKVEPTDTVTVDSIPLEGREKLVYYLLNKPRGVVTTNNDEKGRRTVLDILSDVNERVYPIGRLDYDTTGVLLLTNDGVIANQLMHPKSRVDKVYIAKVAGIATDDKLAPLKHGVVIKGRKTAPARVTIERIDKDKKTSMVRVILHEGRNHQVKNMLQKVGLPVEKLTREQYAFFDLTGLQSGEYRKLTSPEIKRLKAEDYKNYRRK
- a CDS encoding ECF transporter S component, whose amino-acid sequence is MSISSTTRTQRLTLIAILSAISFGLMLFPQIPLIPGADFLKLDFSIVPILIAGYWLNTSAAMWTIVLRTILKLILANEGVNTYLGLPVNIVAVVVFAVIMFWIMPQFKTKNIIKSVLAVMLATLGLTAAAVIMNWFVAVPLYANFAHFDIGKVIGLKQYFIAMVLPFNLIQGVTWGVVSLSILSILKPLQNNLNS
- the cmk gene encoding (d)CMP kinase, which gives rise to MLKNFQVAIDGPASAGKSTIAKILASHLKYVYVDTGAMYRTVTLAAKKSGVAYSDESGIVNLLSQIDIRFEPGIPTQRVYLNNQEVTEDIRSTEVTNNVSQVASYAAVRQNLVERQRQIANSSDIIMDGRDIGTTVLPHAQVKIFLIASVEERANRRYKENVAKGMTVDLVSLKKDIEARDYKDSHREISPLTQAKDAVLVDTTGLSIDDVVSKITKIIQNKQKQ